Below is a genomic region from Methanosphaera sp. ISO3-F5.
TGAATGGTATTTCCTTAAAAAACTTTTCAACATATTCATTTAATTGTTTTTCTGACCTATTTGAGCATATTGCTACTTCATTACCTTCACTGGTTAATTGTTTTAATACTTTTTTTACTCCGGGATATGGTTTCGTGTATTTCTTTTCATCATTTTCTAGATTTTCGCCATAAGTTACTAATACATCCATATCTTCTGTCATATTTGTCGTGAAATCTGTATAATCTATATCACTTAATGATTCATATTCATATTCGGGTAGATTATGTTGTCTGAGTGCTTTGTTATATGCAATTACTGAATCATAGAATGTGTTTACTAGTGTTCCATCAAAATCAAAGATATAATATTTTTTCATAAGAAAACCTTTACTTTTTTTTATCCAGTTTCTATTTTTTTAATAATTTTTGCAGGTACACCAGCAACTACTGTGTTTTCAGGAACATCTTTTGTTACAACTGCTCCTGCAGCTACTACAGCTCCGTCACCAATTGTAACTCCTTGAAGTATTGTTACATTAGAACCTATCCATACTTTGTTTCCTAACCGTATTGGTTTTGGATGTAAATTTCCTCTATGTTCAGGATTCATTTCATGATTTAATGTAGCAAAAACAGCATTATGTCCTATAAGACAATCATCACCTATGTATATTCCTCCCTGATCCTGCATTTTACATCCAGCATTTATGAATACATTTTCACCAATATGAATATTTTTTCCACAATCAGTATTAAATGGAGGTATTAAACGTAATGTATCATTTACTGGTTGATTTGTTAGTTCTGAGAACATTTCTCTTATTTCTTCGAGTGTATGGTATTCATTGTTTATTTTCATCGTAATTTTAAGTGCTTCCTGTAACATTTCATCAAAAAACACATGATCTTCTGAAGTTGAGTCTATTTCTTTCTGGTTTTTCATATCTTCATAGAATTGTTCTAAATCCATATAATTAATCCCCTATTTTCGTTATTTATATGTTTATTTAACCATATATATAATTATAAGAAAAAAATATATTGGTATGATATAATATGAATTGTGAAGAAGTACGTGTAGATATGAGAGAGATGTCTGGTGAAGAATTACAGCAAGCAATTAAAATGAACGAAATTGTATTTAAGCTAAATAACACAATGCCAGGCAGTGAAGAATATAACAAATTGTTAAAAGAGCTTCTTGGTGATAATATTGGAGAAAATAGTAACATTGTTGCTCCAATATCCGGAGCTGCCTATGACCATATTAAGATAGGCAATAATGTATTTATTAACAGTAATTCATTATTAATGGCCAGAGGTGGAATAACTATTGAAGACAACGTGATGCTTGCAGCTAACGTTCAGGTTATTTCTAACAATCATGATGAATATGACCGGCAGGTACTTACATGTAAACCAGTACTAATTAAGGAAGGTGCTTGGATTGGAGCAGGTGCTACAATATTACCCGGAGTAAGTGTTGGTAAATATGCTATTGTGGGAGCTTGCGCTGTGGTTACTAAGGATGTGCCGGATTATGCTGTTGTAGTGGGCACTCCTGCAAGAGTTGTGAAAACATTAGATAAAGAAAAGTTTGAAAAATAAGTTTAGAAGAATTTATCTAATGTTATAACATTATTATTATTCTTTCTTTTTTTACTATCTTTTATTATGTTATATGCTCTTTTATAGTATTTTCTTTGTATTCTTCCATTTATTCCTGTTAAACTATAATGTTTAAATATGTCATTAAATACTTCAATCACATCATATTTTTGTACTTTTAATAAGTCATTGTCTAGGAATTCGTAAGCATTATTTATTGCATCAATTACTTGTTCATTAGTAAAATGTCCTTGAAAATCATTTAATACATCCCAGGACAATTTTTCTACCGGTTTATAGTATGGAATATAATGTGAATCAATAAAATACATGTTTAGATTTATTATTACGATTTTAACTTCATTTTCCAAGAACTTTGTAAAATCATTAGTGTAAGTGTATGTTTGTGATTGAGCTATTAAAGATTCAACTAATTGATCATGATTTTTGCTTTTTATAGCCATTTCTATGTGTTTTTGGAAAAAATTTATTACATTATCAAAGATATCATCATTTTTACTTTTTTGTATATAATCCTCATATTCTTCATATATGAACTTTTGAAGTATATTGTTAAGTATATCCATGTGCCTGTTTTCTTTAAAATAATTTTGACCCTTCTGTGTTAATTCGAGTATGTCTGATTGGATATTTTCTAATGGTACTTCCTTTTTGATTCTTTGTATTAATTCATACTTTGTTCCTGATATTTTACAGTTATGTTTTTTAAGAATAGCTTTTAGTTCTTTATTTAAGTAATTTGTTGCCTCGTTTTCCCATTTTTTTGGATTCATATTGAATGTTACATATTCTTCGTTTATCATATAATTTTGAAGATCTTTATAATTTAAGTTATGTTCTCTTGCAATGGTATGAAATATTTCATCACCATAATTATGGAACATTAATTTTTTTATTACTTCAAATGTTGCTAATTTAGTTAAATATTCTGCATTATGATAGCCTATCTTCTCTTTTTTACCTGTTAAGGAATGTTTATAAGATTGTTTTTCTTTTAACATATATTCATATACATATTTTTCTTCTGTTATTTCATCTAAGTCAAATAATTTGTATCCACAGGTTGTACAATAGTTTTCAAGGAAAGGCTTGTTTTCAAAGCAGTATGGGCAGTACTCTCCAATAATAGTTTTCTTAGTTATTCCTGTGTTTTTGTTATTTATTAAGTATTCTAGTCTTAGTTGTATGGAGTCTTGGTCTACCTTATTTGTTCTTAGTTCTAATTGGATTTGGTTTTGTATATTTCTTGCTTCTTTTGAGGTTATTATGTTTTCTTCAATGTTTTCTTTTAATATTTGTGATGGTGAATCAACTGTTCCTATTATTTCTTCTATGCTGTTTTGTTTCCTTGGAAGGTTGTGTCTTAGTAGGAATAACCATCGTTGGATTTCCATGTCTTGATCTATAATAGTGGAAACTATGTCATCAAAATAGTTTTCTTCCATGTTTTTTCGTGCAATTTCACATTTATTCTTATCTTCATCACGTATGTTTGTATAATATACTGTGAAATTTGTTTTATTGAAAATTTTGAAGGATAATGTTGCACATATGTTTGGATCATAGAGGTTTGTTTGTTTGAGTTTGTCCTGTTTTTCTTCTGTTTTGTTTGATTGTGCTGTTGATAGTTGTATGTAGAAATTTATTGCACTAACTAGTAGTGTCTCGTTTAATTGTTTTGCATATCCTAATTTTATTAATACATCAACTAATAGTTTGTTTGGTTCATATATGCTTATTCTATGAGCATTTTCATATTCTTGTTTAATTTCTTTTGAGAATAATCTATATCTTCTGTATCCTTCTAGTATATAGATATTTGTTAGTAGTTTATGTGATTTGTTAAGTTCATTGTATGTTACAAAGCCCACTACTTTTTCATTAAAGATTAATTCCTTAAACTGATCGCATTCGTTTAATCTTATTTTAAAACTACTATTATTTATTGACTCATAGATGTATGAATAATCCTTTTTTAGTAGTTCTATGATGTTAATTTTTGTAGTATTTTTTTCTATGGTTTTTCCACCATTTTCTCTGTATTTGAAATCAATATTTGTCATAGGATATAACCAACCTTTTATGTATTTAGTTATGTAAGAAATAGAATTAATAATGTATAGATTAGTAAAAATATGAAAAAAAAAGTTAAATTAACGGTACAATAGAGTACACGGCAATTAATATGATTACTGTTAATATTACTATAGCTCCTAATGGTACTTTCTTCCAGGCCATTCCTGCTGCTACTATTGCACCTATTAGTCCAATATACCATAATTGATTATCTACTGTTAGAACTCCTGGTATAATCAGAGCACTTAGTGCTGTGTATGGTATTAAGCCTAGAAATTTTTCCTGTTTTCGGGTGAAATTTATTCGTCCAACAAATATTGCTGGTATTAGCCGGGGGATAAATGTTACAATAGCACATCCTAGTATTATGAGAGTTACTGTGTCCATTATTATTCACTTACTCCTTCAAATTCGTTTAATATATAATCATCATCTACTATGTACACTCCTATTAATGCACCTAGTAATGTTGCTACGATTAATGACCAGTTTCCTATGATAAATTGTAGAACTATGTTAATTAATGCTGTTACCAATACAAGTAAACCAATTTGCTTATTTTCCTTAATTGAAGGTACTAATATTGCAACAAATAATGCATATAATGATATGTTGAAACTGTTTGCTACTATTACTGGCAGTAAGTCTAGTATAATGACTCCTATTATTGCACCAAGTATCCATGATAGCCATGATGTTAAGGATATTCCTATGTATGTCCATATGGATGAATCTTTCATTAATGAAAAAAGAGCGAATGATTCATCAGTTACTAAGTGGGCAGATAGTGCATTTAATAGTGGTGATGATTTTTCTGCCTTGTTATATACGCAGACGTTCATTACAAAGTATCTTAGGTTAACTACAAAATTAGTAAGTATTATTGCTATTGCACTTGCTCCATTTGCTAGCATGGATGCTGCTATTATTTCGCCTGCACCAGCATATACAAATATTGAGAAGGAGACTGTTTGTAATGGATTGAATCCTGCTTTTATTGCTAGAGCAGCATAGCCTATACCCATTGGTATGTATCCCATTGTTATTGGGATTGCTTTCTTAAATCCATATATAAATTCACTTTTTCTTGATGTTATAGTAATAACTCCTTAATATAAAAATAGATATATGTTTAAAATAGTATAAATATTTTATTTTTAATTTAATTTATTCTATGACATCAAGGTTTGATACTTAATATTTCTTTGTATTCTGTTTCTATTTGTTTTTTTAGTTTATCACTACGTAAATCGTCTTCTAGAACATATAATCCATACATTACCATTTCATATAATACTTTATTGAATTTTTCTCCTTTTGGTGTTAGATGGTATTCTGATTTCTTATTTGAATTTGTATTGGTTATTTTATATATTAGTTCTTCTTTTTCAAGAAAATTTAAGGTATCTGTTAAAACTACATTACTTAATTCTGGTTTATCCTCTTTGAATTCGCTGAAGTGTGTTTTTCCCATGAAGATATCCTTCAATATTCCAAACACCCTTTTCTGCTTAGTAAATTTATTACTCCATTTACTGGACATGCTTTTTCACCAGGTTTTCCTACCAACATATCTATCTCCCTATTAATATATTGTTTTAAATGATATATCAAAAGATAGTTAGTTTAAACTAATAATTTATTCATATTGTCCATACCATAAAAATAATGCTATAAGTGATTACTATGACATATTATATAATAAATGGAAGAAATAATTTTAATACAAAACAATTACTTGAAAAAGGAATAAAAAGCATAAAAGAAGATGCTGAAATTAAAAAAATCAATTTATACCAATTTATAAACTATGATTTATATGAAAATGAAATTTTCACTGAAGAACATAAAAGAAAAGTTAAGGAAGAACAATTCCCTAAAGACCTAGAAAATACATATAATTATGGTGTTACAATAGCCGGTGGTGAAAATAATGCATTATACAGGTCCAGTGTATAGACACCCATTAGAAATTAATACTCCACTCCTAGAAATAACTTATGGCTGTTCATGGAACAAATGTTCATTCTGTAATATGTACAAGTCTGTTAGATTTAATGCATCACCCCTATCCGATATTGAAGAAGATTTACAGGAAATGAGTGAAATATATCCCAAATCTTTAAAAAATATTGTGTTAGTAAATGGCGATCCATTTGTTCTGCCAAGCAATAAATTGTTGGAAATAAGTGATTTAATCAGAGAATATTTTCCGGAGGTTCGTAGATTATCTTGTCAAGCTTCAGTTCGTAACATTAAAAGTAAATCATTAGATGAACTGAAACAGTTATCAGAAGCAAAGTTTAATGATATTTATGTTGGCTTGGAAACTGCTTATTCTGCCGCTCTTAAACAGATGAATAAGAGATACACCCGTGAAGATGAATATGAACAATTAAGAAAGATTGATGAAGCAGGTATCAATTATATTGCTCTTTTAATGTTGGGCGTTGCTGGGCAGGGAAATTCTGAAGCTAGTGTCACTGAAACAGCAAAATTAATTAACACTTATAAGCCGAGAATGGTTTCTGTCATTACTACTGCTATTGCACCTGGTACTCCATTAATGAAAATGGTTGAAGATGGTGAGTTTGTACAGTTAACAGAGAAGGAAATTGTTGAGGAAGAGTTAATGTTGCTTGAAAAATTAGATATGGATGATAACTGTTATTTCTTTGGGTAGTCCTTTGAATAATCTTATTGGTGTTAGTGATCATTTTAAGTATAAAGATAGGATTATTAATAAAATAAAGGATAAACTTGCAGATTTTGAAGAAAACAGACATGATGTTTTATATTCTAAAATGTCCAGGGATTCCGTATAATTATTTTATTTTTGAAAAAGAGTTTAATAAAAGGAAACATGTTGGAAGATTATATTCTTCCAAACTTATTGTTTCACTACTTTTCTGTAGTTTGAGCATCTGATGTTATTATTTTTTCCATGTGGATTGTTCCTCTTTTGTTATGAACATCTTCTGTTATTGTATAATTGTTCTTTAACCAGAAGGGTAACGCGCCACAACTATGTTTTTGAGTGTGTAAGTAGATTTCTGAATATTTTTTTTCTCT
It encodes:
- a CDS encoding HAD family hydrolase, producing MKKYYIFDFDGTLVNTFYDSVIAYNKALRQHNLPEYEYESLSDIDYTDFTTNMTEDMDVLVTYGENLENDEKKYTKPYPGVKKVLKQLTSEGNEVAICSNRSEKQLNEYVEKFFKEIPFTHITGYTPDGGFKPQPVVINRILNDVSYNKEEILYIGDKQEDIQTAKNVDIDAVIVTWGQGNKETYEDEYPIKIIDDINQLLEI
- a CDS encoding acyltransferase, whose amino-acid sequence is MREMSGEELQQAIKMNEIVFKLNNTMPGSEEYNKLLKELLGDNIGENSNIVAPISGAAYDHIKIGNNVFINSNSLLMARGGITIEDNVMLAANVQVISNNHDEYDRQVLTCKPVLIKEGAWIGAGATILPGVSVGKYAIVGACAVVTKDVPDYAVVVGTPARVVKTLDKEKFEK
- a CDS encoding AzlD domain-containing protein, with product MDTVTLIILGCAIVTFIPRLIPAIFVGRINFTRKQEKFLGLIPYTALSALIIPGVLTVDNQLWYIGLIGAIVAAGMAWKKVPLGAIVILTVIILIAVYSIVPLI
- a CDS encoding AzlC family ABC transporter permease, which gives rise to MGYIPMGIGYAALAIKAGFNPLQTVSFSIFVYAGAGEIIAASMLANGASAIAIILTNFVVNLRYFVMNVCVYNKAEKSSPLLNALSAHLVTDESFALFSLMKDSSIWTYIGISLTSWLSWILGAIIGVIILDLLPVIVANSFNISLYALFVAILVPSIKENKQIGLLVLVTALINIVLQFIIGNWSLIVATLLGALIGVYIVDDDYILNEFEGVSE
- a CDS encoding winged helix-turn-helix transcriptional regulator, producing the protein MSSKWSNKFTKQKRVFGILKDIFMGKTHFSEFKEDKPELSNVVLTDTLNFLEKEELIYKITNTNSNKKSEYHLTPKGEKFNKVLYEMVMYGLYVLEDDLRSDKLKKQIETEYKEILSIKP
- a CDS encoding radical SAM protein, yielding MHYTGPVYRHPLEINTPLLEITYGCSWNKCSFCNMYKSVRFNASPLSDIEEDLQEMSEIYPKSLKNIVLVNGDPFVLPSNKLLEISDLIREYFPEVRRLSCQASVRNIKSKSLDELKQLSEAKFNDIYVGLETAYSAALKQMNKRYTREDEYEQLRKIDEAGINYIALLMLGVAGQGNSEASVTETAKLINTYKPRMVSVITTAIAPGTPLMKMVEDGEFVQLTEKEIVEEELMLLEKLDMDDNCYFFG